The Microterricola viridarii nucleotide sequence GAGTGCGACCACTTGTCGTCATTCCGCAAGACACCGGAACTGTGCGGGTACAGCCCCGTGAACAGGCTCGCCCGCGACGGTGCGCAGGAGGGCGAGGCCACGTAGGTGTTGGTGAATGCGGTGCCCTCGCGCACGAGGCGGTCGAGGTGCGGCGTGTCGACGTGGTCGTGGCCGAGGGCCGCGATCGAGTCGAAGCGCTGCTGATCGGTCATGATGAGCACGATGTTGGGGCGCGCGTCGTTGGTGGTCATGGGTATCTGCCTGCCTTCCGCTGGCTTGTCGCTCTGCCGCTGCCTAGCGGGCTGCGCGCGCGAGCTTGCGCGCGCTGTTGTTCGTGACGATGGCCGAGGTGTCGCTGAGGTCGAGCTTGGAGTTCTCGGATGCCAGCAGCACACAGATCGCGCTGATCACACAGGCGGCGATCAGGTAGATCACGGCGGGCCAGTACGAGCCGAGGAAGACCGAGGTCAGCGCGACGGCGATCGCGGGGGTCGGGGCGCCACCGATCAGGGCGGAGCTCTGGTAGACGACGCCGAGGCCGGTGTAGCGCATGCGGGTGCCGAACATCTCGGCGAAGAATGCTCCCTGGATGGAGAACATCATGCCGGTTCCGACCGCGTGCAGGGCCACGATGATCAACCAGGTGCTGAGCGGCTGGTTGAGTTGGAGGATCGGGAAGTAGAACAGCGCTCCGACGCCGCAGATGGCGATGCCGGCCAGGTAGATCGGGCGACGACCGATGCGGTCGGACCAGCTGCCGAAGAACGGCAGCAGCACCATCTGCACGCCGGCCGAGATCGTGAAGCCGACCAGGATCAGGGTGCTCGGCAGGCCGAGGTAGGTGGTCGTGAAGGAGATCGCGAAGACGTTGATGATGTTGTAGGTCACGGCGTCGGCCATGCGGGCGCCGATGCCGAGGAGCAGGTTCTTCCAGCCCTCGCGGATCAGCGCGAAGAACGGAACAGAACGCACCTCGTCCTTGTCGGCCTCGAAGGCCGGCGTCTCCGGCAGCGAACGACGGATGACGAAGGCGAGCAGGACGAAGACACCGCTGAGCAGGAACGGCACGCGCCAGCCCCACGAGAAGAAGTCGTCCTCGGGGAGCAGCTGCATCAGGCTGAAGATACCCGTCGAGACCAGGAGTCCGGCCGGGGTACCCATCTGGTGGAAGCTGCCCATGAGGCCGCGCTTGCCCGTTGGTGCGTTCTCGAGGGCAACGAGCGAGCCGCCGCCGAACTCACCGCCGATGCCGAAGCCCTGCAGCAGGCGTGCGAGCAGAAGCAGCACGACCGACAACACACCGAGCTGCTCGTAACCGGGCAGCAGGCCAATGACGAAGGTGCAGATACCGATGATCAGCACCGTCATGATCAGCATCTTCTTGCGGCCAAGCTTGTCGCCGAAGTGGCCGAACACGATGGCGCCGAGCGGGCGCATCAGGAAGCCGGCGGCGAAGCTGCCGAACGACATCAGCAGTGCAACGGTCGGGTCTGACTCGGGAAGAAGATGCGGGGGAACACGAGCGCGGCAGCGATGCCGTACAGGTAGAAGTCGTACCACTCGATGAATGCGCCGGCGAATGCTGCGGCGACGGCCTTCTTGGGCGAGGCGGGGGTGGCGACCGCAGGTGCAGCTGCGGTTGCCACGGACGTGGGGGAAGTCATGGGGGCCCTTCTTTGGACGTGTTGCGCTCAAATGAGCGCAGCCATTTGCACATTAGTGATCGGTTCACTGTAGCCACCGGGAAAGCCTCGCGCAAACGTGAGGCGCAATTCGCACATATGAGCGGTAGAATGGCAGCTCGAAGAGGAATGAGGCTCGACGTGGCAACTCGCACACCCCCGAAGCACCCCACCCATGATCCGTCACAGGTGCTGAGAGTTGCCCGCTCCTACTACCTCGACGACGAGTCGAAGGTGGCGATCGCCGAGCGCGAGCTGCTCAGCCGCTGGCAGGTCGCCCGGATCCTCGAAGACGCCCGCGCCTCCGGGCTGGTGCGCATCTCTGTTGGCGACCCGGCCGAGATCGACTCGGTCGCCGGCGCGAAGATCACGAGCGCCCTCGGCCTGGCCGAGACCATCGTGGTCGGCCGCTCGCGCAAGCTCGGCCTGGAGCCGTCGCTCGACAGCGTCGGCGAGGCGCTGGCGCGCTACCTCACCGCGACCGTGCTCGAGGGGGATGCCGTCGGGCTCACCTGGAGTCGCGCGATCGAGGCAATGGCCGCCCACCTCGACCACCTCGCGCCGTGCGACGTCGTGCAGCTGGCCGGAGCGCTCACCCTGACGGGGAACCGCATGGGCTCCGTCGAGATCATCCGCCACGTCGCCCGTCTCGCCCACGGCACGGCGTACCCGATCTACGCCCCCTGGTGGTGGAGAGCCCCGACATCCGGCGCGCGCTGGAGCAGCAGGCCGAGATCGCGGCCTGCCTGAAGCGGGCCGCGGACCTCAGCATCGCCGTCGTCTCGGTCGGCACCTGGTCGGAGGAGGGCTCCTCGCTCTACCCGCTCGTCCCGGCGAAGCTGGCGCAGCAGGCCGCGGCGGCCGGCGCCGTCGGCGAGATCAGCGGCCGCGTCTTCACGGCCGACGGCACGCTCGCACTCGCCGCCCTCGATGACCGGGTGCTGGGCATCTCGGCCGAACAGCTGCGCGCCGTCCCGCACATCGTGGCCACCAGCTACGGCGCCCACCGCGTCGACGCGACCATCGCGGCCGCCCGCGCCGGTTACGCACACACGCTGATCATCGACAGCGCCCTCGCCGACGCCATCACCCTGAAGCTGGGGCTCTGATGAGCGCGGGCGACCCGCACGGCAGCTCGTGCTGCGCCCCGCAGGGCCGGCACGGCCTGACCCTCTCCCCCAGCGCCGCCTCCCCCGCCACCGGTGCGGAGCGGCAGGCAGGCCGGGGCACACGATCGAGCAGGCGCTCGTTCCCGCCCAGACGTTCGCCATGGGAGACCACCAGGGCGTCGGCTACCGCGCCGACGGCGAGCAGCCGGTGCACGCCGTGACCCTCGACGCCTTCAGCATCGACGCCACCTCCGTGACGAATGACGCGTTCCGCGCCTTCGTCGAGGCCACCGGCTACCGCACGGAGGCCGAGACGTTCGGCTACTCCGCCGTCTTCCACCTCGCGCTGGCCGCACCGCAGAAGGACATCGTCGGGCAGCCGCCCGCGACCCCGTGGTGGCTCGGCGTGCGCGGCGCCGATTGGCAGCACCCGGGCGGCAGCGACTCCGACCTGAGCGGCCTCGGCGACCACCCCGTCGTGCACGTGAGCTGGAACGACGCCGCGGCCTACTGCCGCTGGGCCGGCCGCGCGCTGCCCAGCGAGGCGCAGTGGGAGGCGGCGTCCCGGGGCGGCCTCG carries:
- a CDS encoding MFS transporter; this encodes MSFGSFAAGFLMRPLGAIVFGHFGDKLGRKKMLIMTVLIIGICTFVIGLLPGYEQLGVLSVVLLLLARLLQGFGIGGEFGGGSLVALENAPTGKRGLMGSFHQMGTPAGLLVSTGIFSLMQLLPEDDFFSWGWRVPFLLSGVFVLLAFVIRRSLPETPAFEADKDEVRSVPFFALIREGWKNLLLGIGARMADAVTYNIINVFAISFTTTYLGLPSTLILVGFTISAGVQMVLLPFFGSWSDRIGRRPIYLAGIAICGVGALFYFPILQLNQPLSTWLIIVALHAVGTGMMFSIQGAFFAEMFGTRMRYTGLGVVYQSSALIGGAPTPAIAVALTSVFLGSYWPAVIYLIAACVISAICVLLASENSKLDLSDTSAIVTNNSARKLARAAR